Below is a window of Wenzhouxiangella sp. XN201 DNA.
CTGGTGCTGGTCTACCTCCTGATGAACCTGGGATTGACTTCCTTTCCCTTCATTGCCTCGCTGCTGGCGCTCAAGCAAATGCAGGCCCGGGCCGAACTCCGGCGAGTCAATTCCGAGCTGTTGGCGACCCAGTCGTTGCTGACAGAGAATACGCGCATTGCCGAGCGGGTCCGGATTTCACGTGAACTGCACGACCTGGTTGGACACCACTTGACCGCGTTGACCTTGAATCTCGAGGTTGCCAGCCACACCAGCGAGGGCAAGCCCCGGGAACATATCGATCAGGCCGCGTCGATTGCCCGGCTGCTGCTGGCGGACGTGCGCGAGGTGGTCAGCGACATGCGCAGCGACGACCGGGTCAACCTGCGCCGGGCGCTTGAAATGCTGGCCTCCGGTGTGCCGGATCTGGAAATTCACCTGGATGTTCCCGAAGACCTGGCCCAGACCGACCCCAAACGCGCGCAGATTCTTCTGCGCTGCGCCCAGGAACTGATTACCAATACCGTACGCCATGCCCAGGCCAGCACGCTCTGGATCAGCCTCACGGAAGGCGAACACGGGCTCGTCCTCAAGGCGCGCGACGATGGTCGCGGCGCGCCCAACCTGATTCCGGGCAACGGCATCAGCGGCATGCGTGAACGATTGCGCGAGCTCGGCGGGCGGTTGGACATCGCCACCCGACCCGGTGCAGGCTTTCAGGTCAAGGCGTGGATTCCGGTGGAGCGGACAACATGATCCGAGTAATGCTGGTCGACGATCAGACCCTGGTGCGTCAGGGCGTACGTTCCCTGCTCGAACTGTCCGAGGACATCGAGATCGCGGATGAGGCTCCGGACGGGCAGTCGGCCATTGATCGCATCCCGGAAGTCGACCCCGACGTATTGTTGCTGGACATGCGCATGCCCGGAAAAACCGGCCTGGATGTGATGCGTGAACTGGGCGAGCGCGATCAGCTGCCGCCGACGATCATTCTGACCACCTTCGATGACGACGACCTGGTGCTGGCCGGTATTGCCAGCGGCGCCCGTGGCTACCTGCTCAAGGACGTGGCCTTCGAAGAACTCATGTCGGCGGTCCGGGCCGTGGCCGAGGGCAAGACGCTGGTCAAGCCGGCGGTGACCGAGCGCCTGATGAAAGGGCTCGGCCAGATGCGCACCGAGTTTTCCAGCTTGTCGCAGCCCGATCCCCTGACCGACCGGGAAACCGAGATCCTGCGACTGATGGCCGGCGGCTATTCCAACAAGGAGATCGCTTCGGCGCTGAACGTGGCCGAAGGCACGGTCAAGAATCACGTCTCCAACATCCTTTCGAAGATGGGCGTGCGTGATCGCACCCGTGCAGTACTCAAGGCACTGGAAGGCGGCTTGATCTAGCCCGACCCCCCTGTTGCCCCGAAGTCCCGTCCCCCGTAGCCGTGCCAACCCAACCGCGCGGGATCCCGGCTCAAGGCCGGGACGACCCTGGGTTCTGTCGCCCCGGAAGCCGCGTAGCGCAGGCAATTGAGGGAGCCCGGTTTTCGCCGTCAGGCGAAAGAAGGGGTTCCGGAGTGCCGCTAGCGCGTGGCTATCCGGGGTCTCGCACGCTGCCAGCCAGCACTGACCTGCTAGAATCAGATTTTTTCCACGGAGCAAAGCTCGCCATGATCCGACTCATTCTTGCCCTCCTGATCCTTTCCCTGGCCGCCTGCGGCGGTGATCGAAACGGGACCGAAACAAGCGACGAATCCGCACAGTCCGCCGCTCAGTCGCAGCCGGCCGATGCCCCCGACGATGCCGCCGAAGGCGAGTCCGGCGATGAACTGCCGACCGTTCCCGAACCCGGCATCGAGGCCGAGCGTTTCGCCGAGCACGTTGCGACCCTGGCCTCCGACGAGTATCAGGGCCGGGCGCCGGGTACGCGCGGTGGCCGCATGACCATCGACTACCTGGTGCGACAGTTCAGCGAGATGGGGCTGGCGCCCGGTTATGGCGACAGCTACCTGCAGCCGGTGCCCATGAACGAGCTGACCAATGCCGAGCGCAGCGACATCCGCGTCGAGGTCGGGGGCGAAGAGAAGGTCTACAGCTACCCGGAAGACATGGTCATCAACTCCCGCCGACTGGGTACCGATCCACAGTCGGTCGAGGACTCGGAAATCGTTTTCGTCGGTTACGGCGTGGTCGCTCCCGAATATGACTGGAATGACTACGCCGGTCTGGATGTCGAGGGCAAGACGGTGGTCATTCTGGTCAACGATCCCGGATTTGCCAGCGGCGACGAAAACCTGTTCAACGGTCGTGAGATGACCTACTACGGCCGCTGGACCTACAAATACGAAGAAGCAGCTCGGCAGGGCGCCGCCGCGGCGCTGGTGGTCCACGAGACGGAGCCGGCCTCTTATCCCTGGGAGGTGGTGGTCAACTCCTGGTCCGGTGCCGAGTTCGTGCTCACCAGTGACGAGAATGAGCCGCGCGTCGCTCTCGAGGGCTGGCTGACCGTCGATGCCGCGCGCGATTTGTTCACGCGATCCGGCCAGGACTACGACGCCCTCAAGGAGTCTGCCCGGCAGCCGGGCTTCGAAGCCGTCAGTCTCGGTGCGACGGCTAATGCCGAGGTACGCAACAGCGTTCGCTCCGGCACGTCCTACAATGTGTTGGCCTTGCTTCCCGGCGAGGAGCGTCCTGACGAAGCCGTGATCTACATGGCTCACTGGGATCACCTCGGCCGCAATATGGCGATTTCGGGCTCGGATGGTATCTACAATGGCGCCGTCGACAATGCCAGCGGCACGGCCGGACTGCTTGAACTGGCACGGTCGCATGTGCGGGCCGGTGCGGCTGATCGCTCGATTCTTTTCGCGGCGGTAACCCTGGAAGAGTACGGACTGCTCGGGTCACGACATTATTCCAACGATCCGGTTTTCGAACCGGGCCAGACCGTGGCCGGCATCAACATGGATGCCCTGACCGTCCTGGGTCCGACCAACGACGTCACTGTGGTCGGTTACGGCGCTTCGGAACTGGAAGGCATCCTGGCTGCCGCAGCCGAGCGCCAGGGCCGGCATATCGAGCAGGAGCCGAGCCCGGAGGCCGGTTACTACTACCGATCGGATCACTTCAACCTGGCCAAGATCGGTATTCCGGCGCTCTACGCCAAGGGCGGGGTGGATCATCGCGAGCATGGCCGCGAATTTGGTCTGGAGTGGCAGGCCGAGTACCGTGCCGAGCGCTACCACAAGCCGGCCGATACCTGGAGTGATGACTGGGACCTGCGTGGCGTGATCGAGGATCTCGAACTCTACTATGTCGTCGGTCGCCACCTGGTCGAGTCGGATGACTGGCCGGAGTGGTACGAGGGCAACGAGTTCAAGGCGATTCGGGAAGAGAGCCGGCAGTAGGACTGCTGCTCTGTCATCCTGACCGCCTGACCCCT
It encodes the following:
- a CDS encoding sensor histidine kinase gives rise to the protein MTLQRLVDRLGSLAEIRTIDWLRYVGVLVWLLTAIPLILLPWLLPEKPEPNAIAGWWSAAVLFLLVLWHPVIGQQRGAAFWKRVLAMLVLSISALGVTHFTQSGLGSLLGMMVAALLPWVLPMVIGIGWVIGLALAFSLWIMFSPQGSWLLVLVYLLMNLGLTSFPFIASLLALKQMQARAELRRVNSELLATQSLLTENTRIAERVRISRELHDLVGHHLTALTLNLEVASHTSEGKPREHIDQAASIARLLLADVREVVSDMRSDDRVNLRRALEMLASGVPDLEIHLDVPEDLAQTDPKRAQILLRCAQELITNTVRHAQASTLWISLTEGEHGLVLKARDDGRGAPNLIPGNGISGMRERLRELGGRLDIATRPGAGFQVKAWIPVERTT
- a CDS encoding response regulator transcription factor, producing MIRVMLVDDQTLVRQGVRSLLELSEDIEIADEAPDGQSAIDRIPEVDPDVLLLDMRMPGKTGLDVMRELGERDQLPPTIILTTFDDDDLVLAGIASGARGYLLKDVAFEELMSAVRAVAEGKTLVKPAVTERLMKGLGQMRTEFSSLSQPDPLTDRETEILRLMAGGYSNKEIASALNVAEGTVKNHVSNILSKMGVRDRTRAVLKALEGGLI
- a CDS encoding M28 family metallopeptidase, translated to MIRLILALLILSLAACGGDRNGTETSDESAQSAAQSQPADAPDDAAEGESGDELPTVPEPGIEAERFAEHVATLASDEYQGRAPGTRGGRMTIDYLVRQFSEMGLAPGYGDSYLQPVPMNELTNAERSDIRVEVGGEEKVYSYPEDMVINSRRLGTDPQSVEDSEIVFVGYGVVAPEYDWNDYAGLDVEGKTVVILVNDPGFASGDENLFNGREMTYYGRWTYKYEEAARQGAAAALVVHETEPASYPWEVVVNSWSGAEFVLTSDENEPRVALEGWLTVDAARDLFTRSGQDYDALKESARQPGFEAVSLGATANAEVRNSVRSGTSYNVLALLPGEERPDEAVIYMAHWDHLGRNMAISGSDGIYNGAVDNASGTAGLLELARSHVRAGAADRSILFAAVTLEEYGLLGSRHYSNDPVFEPGQTVAGINMDALTVLGPTNDVTVVGYGASELEGILAAAAERQGRHIEQEPSPEAGYYYRSDHFNLAKIGIPALYAKGGVDHREHGREFGLEWQAEYRAERYHKPADTWSDDWDLRGVIEDLELYYVVGRHLVESDDWPEWYEGNEFKAIREESRQ